One Romboutsia sp. 13368 genomic window carries:
- a CDS encoding glucosaminidase domain-containing protein has protein sequence MNFKKYLMIYMCLLAMIFSFNIVSKYSIVSGENLSLNIIDDEKINNEELENLKIEYEKLQARIREEENIEKNRVKNVSYLRENVTVISGITEEEMKEVLINTTGAKTMVHLADVFVEAEKEYGVNAFFIAGIVALESGFATSRRAIEDNNLTGYEVYSDSSEGRLFSSHHESVLHTARHLSKNYLREGAVYYNGLSVDAVQLMYCPDEGKDKRWEEKIDYLANNFLDTYDNLFRNEKI, from the coding sequence GTGAATTTTAAAAAATATCTTATGATTTATATGTGTTTATTAGCTATGATATTTAGTTTTAATATAGTATCAAAATATTCTATAGTTTCAGGGGAGAATTTATCATTAAATATTATAGATGATGAAAAAATAAATAATGAAGAATTGGAAAATCTTAAAATAGAGTATGAAAAATTACAAGCAAGAATTAGAGAAGAAGAAAATATTGAAAAAAATAGAGTAAAAAATGTCTCTTATTTAAGAGAAAATGTTACAGTAATTAGCGGTATAACTGAAGAAGAAATGAAGGAAGTACTTATAAATACTACAGGAGCTAAAACTATGGTTCATCTTGCAGATGTTTTTGTTGAGGCTGAGAAAGAGTATGGAGTAAATGCATTTTTTATAGCTGGAATTGTAGCCCTAGAAAGCGGATTTGCAACTTCTAGAAGAGCAATAGAAGATAATAATTTAACTGGATATGAAGTTTATAGTGACAGTTCAGAAGGAAGATTATTTAGTAGTCATCATGAATCTGTACTTCATACGGCAAGACATTTAAGTAAAAACTATTTAAGAGAAGGCGCAGTTTATTATAATGGTTTATCTGTAGATGCGGTACAACTAATGTATTGCCCTGATGAAGGGAAGGATAAGAGATGGGAAGAAAAGATTGATTATCTAGCAAATAATTTTTTAGATACTTATGATAATTTATTTAGAAATGAGAAGATTTAA
- a CDS encoding VanZ family protein, with protein MRKILVIMLVIISVGGMYYFSSQNAEVSGNQSQAVVKVIDKIRDKVTIRDEELIKIQTKVYTKLRGFGSKSYIVRKMAHFSIYALIGASLVLFIYVFSKKLLLSSNLAFLLSIIYACYDEYRQLSVPGRSGSIKDIVIDSCGALSGIIITFTILLIIKIIVFLFKKILNKEELVSE; from the coding sequence ATGAGAAAAATTTTAGTGATTATGCTAGTTATAATTAGTGTAGGGGGAATGTATTATTTTTCTAGTCAAAATGCAGAAGTATCAGGTAATCAATCACAAGCAGTTGTAAAAGTTATAGATAAAATAAGAGATAAGGTTACGATAAGAGATGAGGAATTAATAAAGATTCAAACTAAAGTTTATACTAAGCTAAGAGGCTTTGGTAGTAAAAGTTATATAGTTAGAAAAATGGCACACTTTAGTATATATGCTTTAATTGGAGCATCTCTAGTGTTGTTCATATATGTTTTCTCTAAAAAGCTTTTATTATCATCAAATTTAGCTTTTTTATTATCTATAATTTATGCTTGTTATGATGAATACAGACAATTATCTGTACCAGGTAGATCTGGTAGTATAAAGGATATAGTTATAGATTCATGTGGTGCATTAAGTGGCATAATAATAACATTTACTATATTACTTATAATAAAAATAATAGTTTTCTTATTCAAAAAAATATTAAATAAAGAAGAATTAGTGTCAGAATAA
- a CDS encoding AAA family ATPase: protein MNYLTYLKIHHFKSIEDLELKDLSNINIIVGDNNSGKTSLLEAISILGNENSIKSILNNVSKRSSAYPSSFELFLGIFPREQDKNKSIKIKSTIKGLTREININGNIVRDISINNDMDNAFLGNINVKLEDETVIDKDISIEESKNIKYINDYDIIKIVYITPYDYYINDLIEDTLENLEDKDKKNIISLLKIFDSDILDFKIVKKLNVGRSMIYIEHKVYGTVPLFSFGDSIKKIFTLGSALVSSKGGILLVDEIESAVHKNHINKMFDIIIKLCKEYKIQLICTTHSLEAIDSIILSLGNEIDSLSCFRIELYDNKTYYTKFSGNKLKDIRNLLGQDVR from the coding sequence ATGAATTATTTAACTTATCTAAAAATACATCATTTTAAAAGTATAGAAGATTTAGAATTAAAAGATTTATCTAACATTAACATAATAGTAGGAGATAATAACAGCGGAAAGACTTCACTACTTGAAGCTATATCAATACTAGGAAATGAAAATAGCATAAAAAGTATCCTAAATAACGTATCAAAAAGAAGTTCTGCATACCCTTCAAGTTTTGAATTATTCTTAGGCATATTTCCAAGAGAGCAAGATAAAAACAAAAGTATAAAAATAAAATCCACTATAAAAGGATTAACTAGAGAGATTAACATAAATGGAAATATAGTAAGAGATATTAGTATAAATAACGATATGGATAATGCATTTTTAGGTAATATTAATGTAAAGTTAGAAGATGAAACTGTTATAGATAAAGATATATCTATAGAAGAAAGTAAAAACATTAAATACATTAACGACTATGACATTATAAAAATAGTATATATTACTCCGTATGATTACTATATAAATGATTTAATAGAAGATACATTAGAAAATTTAGAAGATAAAGATAAAAAAAATATAATAAGTCTACTTAAAATATTTGACTCAGATATATTAGATTTTAAAATAGTGAAAAAGTTAAATGTAGGTAGAAGTATGATATATATAGAGCATAAGGTATATGGTACTGTACCTTTATTTAGTTTTGGAGATAGTATAAAAAAGATATTTACACTTGGAAGTGCCTTAGTAAGTTCAAAAGGTGGAATATTATTAGTTGATGAAATAGAAAGTGCAGTGCACAAAAACCATATAAATAAGATGTTTGATATCATTATAAAACTATGTAAGGAATATAAAATACAGCTAATATGTACAACTCACAGTTTAGAGGCTATTGATAGTATAATACTTTCGCTTGGGAATGAAATAGACTCACTATCATGTTTTAGAATAGAGTTATATGATAATAAAACATATTACACAAAGTTTTCTGGCAATAAGTTAAAAGATATTAGAAACTTATTAGGTCAGGATGTGAGATAA
- a CDS encoding DUF3226 domain-containing protein gives MRSFLFFVEGIHDINCLARILFINGFKEVNNINNLPEIWQMRVPRAYPFVDNRLDRFIPIPSYFIKDDLCVVMISANGVEKIIKSIDLYLSNMNKGELKQIDGVCAIFDADQKLAKDSFNERFAKNNKDMIVNKKDFLSGECKIRGEVIKLYYYFFPDNYSQGTLENLLLEGAKVVYSDLLDSVNQYLESIDEKYKENWSISSENKVKVGCIANVFRPGSANQISIRFDDWISEESIMYSPVVKKFYEFIVNILKLN, from the coding sequence ATGAGAAGCTTTTTATTTTTTGTAGAGGGAATTCATGATATAAACTGTTTAGCCAGAATACTATTTATAAATGGATTTAAAGAAGTAAATAATATAAATAATTTACCAGAAATATGGCAGATGAGAGTTCCTAGAGCTTATCCATTTGTAGATAATAGATTAGATAGATTTATACCGATACCATCATATTTTATAAAAGATGATTTATGTGTAGTAATGATATCAGCAAATGGAGTAGAAAAAATTATCAAGAGTATAGATTTATATCTTAGTAATATGAATAAGGGGGAATTAAAGCAAATAGATGGTGTATGTGCAATATTTGATGCAGATCAAAAACTAGCAAAAGATTCCTTTAATGAAAGATTTGCAAAGAATAATAAAGATATGATTGTAAATAAAAAAGATTTTTTATCTGGAGAATGTAAAATAAGAGGAGAAGTTATAAAGTTATATTATTATTTTTTCCCGGATAATTATTCTCAAGGAACTTTGGAAAATCTTTTATTAGAAGGAGCTAAAGTTGTTTATAGTGATTTATTAGATAGCGTAAATCAATACCTAGAAAGCATTGATGAAAAATATAAAGAAAATTGGAGTATATCTAGTGAAAATAAAGTTAAAGTAGGGTGTATAGCTAATGTATTTAGGCCAGGAAGTGCTAATCAAATATCAATACGATTTGATGATTGGATAAGTGAAGAAAGTATAATGTATAGTCCTGTTGTAAAAAAGTTTTATGAATTTATAGTTAATATATTAAAACTTAATTAG
- a CDS encoding MalY/PatB family protein, translating to MRYNFDEIIDRSNNYSVKYDETKEKFGRDDLIPLWIADMDFKSAQPIIDALQERALQGIYGYTSRPYEYFEAIKNWQLEKNNWEVDTSLMSHALGVLPMLANLMHTFLEKGDKVIIQPPVFHEFKNVIEAWDGEVVINQLIEKNGHYSIDFDDLREKAKQGAKFMIVCNPHNPVGKVWSKEDLETIANICIENNITIISDEIYSDIMLWGNKHTPMASISEEIRKHTITCTSSTKTFNLAGLQVATVIFPSLDMKNKYDNILKKIETYRNNAFSIVANTVAFTEGKEWFEQVTDYIEENIKYTVDYINKYIPQIKVSAPDSTYLLWLNCKNLNLNGDELLDFFINNAKIAPNDGRIFGEGGDGYMRINIACPRKILENAMHQLKNAVDTYNFEKYELVSNX from the coding sequence ATGAGATATAACTTTGATGAAATAATAGATCGTTCAAATAATTATTCTGTTAAATATGATGAAACAAAAGAAAAATTCGGTAGAGATGATTTAATACCATTATGGATAGCTGATATGGATTTTAAATCAGCACAACCTATTATAGATGCTCTTCAAGAAAGAGCACTACAAGGTATATATGGATATACATCTAGACCATATGAATACTTTGAAGCAATAAAAAATTGGCAACTAGAAAAAAATAATTGGGAAGTTGATACTTCACTTATGTCTCATGCTTTAGGTGTTTTACCAATGCTTGCAAATTTAATGCATACATTTTTAGAAAAAGGAGATAAGGTTATAATTCAACCTCCAGTTTTCCATGAATTTAAAAATGTTATAGAAGCATGGGATGGTGAAGTTGTAATAAACCAACTTATAGAAAAAAATGGTCACTACTCTATAGATTTTGATGACCTAAGAGAAAAAGCAAAACAAGGTGCTAAATTTATGATAGTTTGTAATCCTCATAATCCAGTTGGGAAGGTGTGGTCAAAAGAAGACTTAGAAACTATAGCAAATATTTGTATAGAAAATAATATAACTATTATATCTGATGAAATTTACTCTGATATAATGTTATGGGGAAATAAACATACTCCAATGGCATCTATAAGTGAAGAAATAAGAAAGCATACTATCACTTGTACTTCTTCAACTAAAACATTTAATTTAGCTGGACTTCAAGTTGCTACAGTAATATTCCCTAGTTTAGATATGAAAAACAAATACGATAATATATTAAAGAAAATAGAAACATATAGAAATAACGCTTTTAGTATAGTTGCTAATACAGTTGCTTTTACCGAAGGAAAAGAATGGTTTGAGCAAGTAACTGATTATATTGAAGAAAATATAAAATATACAGTAGATTATATAAATAAGTATATTCCTCAAATAAAAGTGAGTGCTCCTGATAGTACATATTTATTATGGTTAAACTGTAAAAATTTAAATCTTAATGGAGATGAGCTGCTTGATTTCTTTATCAATAATGCAAAAATTGCTCCTAATGATGGTCGTATATTTGGAGAAGGCGGAGATGGTTATATGAGAATAAATATAGCTTGTCCTAGAAAGATTTTAGAAAATGCTATGCATCAATTAAAAAATGCAGTTGATACCTATAATTTTGAGAAGTATGAATTAGTATCAAATTRCTAA
- a CDS encoding DUF1294 domain-containing protein gives MIIYYLIFINIVGILSMYLDKYFAKKNMYRISEKNLFLIAIAGGSIGSIIGMHKFRHKTKHKQFTIGLPAILFVQVFILNYIL, from the coding sequence ATGATTATTTATTACTTAATATTTATAAATATAGTTGGAATATTATCTATGTATTTAGATAAGTATTTTGCTAAAAAGAATATGTATAGAATTTCTGAAAAAAATTTATTTCTTATAGCTATTGCAGGAGGATCGATTGGAAGTATTATTGGTATGCATAAGTTTAGACATAAAACAAAACATAAGCAATTTACCATTGGATTACCTGCTATATTATTTGTTCAAGTATTTATATTAAATTATATATTATAA
- a CDS encoding YitT family protein, with amino-acid sequence MRKSTNTIVEFLGLIIGCLFMGVGLNMFFKPYTIAPGGLSGLSLVISKFTGLSVSTIMLIIGIPLLVFSIKILGKKDAIKTFIGMIILSAVLKITEPLATISVTQDVLLSAISGAILLGIGLGIVFSVDGSTGGTDLIALMINRVIPSLPVSKCLTIIDGMVVLSAGIANGNIETGLYSAIALYIIVKVIDAIISGFDYSKAFMIITEDKELLREAIINDIKRGVTVLDGKGGYTNNDKSILLVVVNNKKQEVHLKKLIKKVDHNAFIIVSDVHEVLGEGFKSIATV; translated from the coding sequence ATGAGAAAAAGCACGAATACTATAGTAGAATTTTTAGGACTAATAATAGGTTGTTTATTTATGGGTGTAGGACTTAATATGTTCTTCAAACCATATACTATAGCACCAGGAGGACTTAGTGGTTTATCACTTGTTATAAGTAAGTTTACTGGTTTATCAGTATCAACAATAATGTTAATTATAGGTATACCACTTTTAGTATTCTCTATAAAAATATTAGGAAAAAAAGATGCAATAAAAACTTTTATTGGAATGATTATATTATCAGCTGTATTAAAAATTACAGAACCATTAGCAACAATATCAGTTACACAAGATGTATTGTTATCTGCAATATCAGGAGCAATATTATTAGGTATAGGTTTAGGTATTGTATTTAGTGTAGATGGTTCTACAGGAGGAACTGATCTTATAGCATTAATGATAAATAGAGTAATTCCAAGTTTACCAGTATCTAAATGTTTAACTATYATAGATGGTATGGTTGTTTTATCCGCAGGGATAGCTAATGGAAATATAGAAACAGGCTTATACTCTGCTATAGCTCTTTATATAATAGTTAAGGTAATTGATGCAATTATATCTGGATTTGATTATTCAAAGGCGTTTATGATTATAACTGAAGATAAAGAATTGTTAAGAGAAGCTATAATTAATGATATAAAAAGAGGAGTAACTGTACTTGATGGTAAGGGTGGATATACTAATAATGATAAGAGTATTTTATTAGTTGTTGTAAATAATAAAAAGCAAGAAGTTCATTTAAAGAAGCTTATTAAGAAAGTAGACCATAATGCTTTTATAATAGTAAGTGATGTTCATGAAGTACTAGGTGAAGGTTTCAAATCAATAGCAACGGTTTAA
- a CDS encoding DUF975 family protein encodes MILRKELKQNAKKQLQNHWGLSIGAIIVCMLISLIPELLVYIDPESAAIAILITIISLVIAGPIAIGQCKFFINLSNRENPKISDLWFGFRNILRALGVTLLVGIAVFIGAIFLIIPGIIVSFMYSQVYYIMAEHPEMSVIECLKESSRIMKGHKMELFILELSFIGWIILTVITFGIAGLYVLPYYSATLSNYYLTIKD; translated from the coding sequence ATGATTTTACGAAAAGAGTTAAAGCAAAATGCTAAGAAGCAGTTACAAAATCATTGGGGATTATCTATAGGTGCAATAATAGTATGTATGTTGATATCACTTATACCAGAGTTATTAGTTTATATTGATCCAGAATCAGCTGCTATAGCAATTTTAATTACAATTATATCACTAGTAATAGCAGGGCCGATAGCTATAGGACAATGTAAATTCTTTATAAACTTATCTAATAGAGAAAATCCTAAAATTTCAGATTTATGGTTTGGGTTTAGAAATATATTAAGGGCATTAGGAGTTACATTATTAGTAGGAATTGCAGTATTTATAGGTGCAATATTCCTTATAATCCCTGGTATAATAGTATCTTTTATGTATTCTCAAGTATATTATATAATGGCAGAACATCCTGAAATGTCTGTAATAGAGTGCTTAAAAGAAAGTTCTAGAATTATGAAAGGTCATAAAATGGAACTTTTTATATTAGAGTTAAGCTTTATAGGATGGATAATATTAACTGTAATAACTTTTGGTATCGCAGGATTATATGTATTACCTTATTATAGTGCAACTTTAAGTAACTACTATTTAACTATAAAAGATTAA
- a CDS encoding DUF898 family protein → MCIKYKWEVKNTIIEGRRLKFVGSGSSLFLHYIKWWILTIITFGIYGFWLKIKMLQWKTENTVFED, encoded by the coding sequence ATGTGTATAAAATACAAATGGGAAGTTAAAAACACAATAATAGAAGGAAGAAGACTAAAATTCGTTGGAAGTGGATCAAGTTTATTCCTACACTACATAAAATGGTGGATACTAACAATAATAACATTCGGAATATATGGATTCTGGCTAAAAATAAAAATGTTACAATGGAAAACAGAAAATACAGTATTTGAAGATTAA